The following proteins are encoded in a genomic region of Primulina huaijiensis isolate GDHJ02 chromosome 3, ASM1229523v2, whole genome shotgun sequence:
- the LOC140973640 gene encoding uncharacterized protein, which translates to MHEPGYILEYADFLCHLSDDRNIRALFERALSSLLPDESVELAHNIFEAGLKRFMHEPGYILEYADFLCHLSDDRNIRALFERATSFLRRIINPSSIPTLFPILPFFLHRY; encoded by the exons ATGCATGAGCCTGGCTATATTCTTGA ATATGCGGATTTCTTGTGCCATTTGAGCGATGATAGAAATATCCGTGCTTTGTTTGAAAGAGCGTTGAGCTCGCTCCTTCCAGATGAATCTGTTGAG CTTGCACACAATATTTTTGAAGCAGGTCTAAAACGGTTTATGCATGAGCCTGGCTATATTCTTGA ATATGCGGATTTCTTGTGCCATTTGAGCGATGATAGAAATATCCGTGCTTTGTTTGAAAGAGCGACCTCCTTCCTCCGTAGGATTATTAATCCCTCCTCTATCCCTACTctctttccaattttacccttcttccTTCACCGCTATTGA